A genome region from Nocardia sp. NBC_00565 includes the following:
- the ispG gene encoding flavodoxin-dependent (E)-4-hydroxy-3-methylbut-2-enyl-diphosphate synthase yields the protein MTSTIGLGMPTAPVAVLAPRRRTRQLTVGNVGVGSDHPISVQSMTTTKTHDINATLQQIAELTASGCDIVRVACPRQEDADALATIARKSQIPVIADIHFQPRYIFAAIDAGCAAVRVNPGNIKEFDGRVGEVAKAAGAAGIPIRIGVNAGSLDKRMLEKYGKATPEALVESALWEASLFEEHGFGDIKISVKHNDPVVMVEAYRQLAAQSDYPLHLGVTEAGPAFQGTIKSAVAFGALLADGIGDTIRVSLSAPPAEEVKVGGQILQSLNLRPRKLEIVSCPSCGRAQVDVYTLANEVSAGLEGMEIPLRVAVMGCVVNGPGEAREADLGVASGNGKGQIFVKGQVIKTVPEAQIVETLIEEAMRIAEEMGEDAIAGEPVVTVSN from the coding sequence GTGACCAGCACAATCGGATTGGGGATGCCGACCGCACCAGTGGCCGTTCTCGCGCCTCGACGCAGGACCCGCCAGTTGACGGTGGGCAACGTAGGCGTCGGCAGCGATCACCCGATTTCCGTGCAGTCGATGACCACCACCAAGACCCACGACATCAATGCCACCCTGCAGCAGATCGCCGAGCTGACCGCCTCGGGCTGTGACATCGTGCGCGTCGCCTGCCCGCGCCAGGAGGACGCCGACGCACTGGCGACCATCGCGCGCAAGAGCCAGATCCCGGTCATCGCGGATATCCACTTCCAGCCGCGCTACATCTTCGCCGCCATCGACGCCGGCTGCGCCGCCGTGCGGGTCAACCCGGGCAATATCAAGGAATTCGACGGCCGGGTCGGCGAGGTCGCCAAGGCCGCGGGCGCGGCGGGCATCCCGATTCGCATCGGGGTGAACGCCGGTTCGCTGGATAAGCGGATGCTGGAGAAGTACGGCAAGGCGACGCCGGAGGCGCTGGTCGAATCGGCGCTGTGGGAGGCGAGCCTGTTCGAGGAGCACGGCTTCGGCGATATCAAGATCTCGGTCAAGCACAACGATCCGGTGGTCATGGTCGAGGCCTACCGCCAGCTGGCCGCTCAGTCCGACTACCCGCTGCACCTCGGTGTGACCGAGGCCGGTCCGGCGTTCCAGGGCACCATCAAGTCCGCGGTCGCGTTCGGCGCGCTGCTGGCCGACGGCATCGGCGACACGATTCGGGTGTCGCTGTCCGCGCCGCCCGCCGAGGAGGTCAAGGTCGGCGGGCAGATCCTGCAGTCGCTGAACCTGCGTCCGCGCAAACTCGAGATCGTGTCCTGTCCGTCCTGCGGGCGCGCCCAGGTCGATGTGTACACCCTGGCCAACGAGGTGTCCGCCGGGCTCGAGGGCATGGAGATTCCGCTGCGGGTGGCCGTGATGGGCTGCGTGGTGAACGGGCCGGGCGAGGCGCGTGAGGCCGATCTCGGTGTCGCCTCGGGTAATGGCAAGGGACAGATCTTCGTCAAGGGACAGGTCATCAAGACCGTGCCGGAGGCGCAGATCGTGGAGACGCTGATCGAAGAGGCGATGCGCATCGCCGAGGAGATGGGCGAGGACGCCATCGCCGGCGAACCCGTCGTCACTGTGTCCAACTAG
- a CDS encoding M50 family metallopeptidase, with amino-acid sequence MVFALGFVLFALGITISIALHECGHMWAAQATGMKVRRYFIGFGPKVFSFRRGETEYGLKALPLGGFCDIAGMTALDELAPEDLDRAMYRQATWKRLVVMFGGIGMNFLLGFLMLIVLAVGWGLPRFDQPPATTIGAMKCVAQQNPDKSLADCEGTGPAQRAGLQRGDVVKAVNGVKVTTWTQFTGETQKQTGPFNYTIERDGKTETIEVTPERVMRYPDDGSPGREVSAVGVGSEYYEPLQYNALAAIPAAGAYTGQMFVRTFESLAQMPQKVSALWTAVTGGERDPETPVSVYGASKIGGETAERGLWGVFILVLASLNFFLGAFNLLPLLPLDGGHIAVVLYEKIRNTVRGWKGLAPAGPVDYLKLLPVTYVAVVIGGAYMVLTLVADIVNPIQLFR; translated from the coding sequence ATGGTGTTCGCGTTGGGGTTCGTACTGTTCGCCCTCGGCATCACGATATCGATCGCGCTGCACGAATGCGGGCATATGTGGGCGGCGCAGGCCACCGGCATGAAGGTGCGTCGCTACTTCATCGGCTTCGGTCCCAAGGTCTTCTCCTTCCGGCGCGGTGAAACCGAGTACGGTCTCAAGGCCCTCCCGCTCGGCGGCTTCTGCGATATCGCGGGCATGACCGCGCTGGACGAACTCGCGCCCGAAGATCTCGACCGCGCCATGTACCGCCAGGCCACCTGGAAGCGGCTGGTGGTGATGTTCGGCGGGATCGGAATGAACTTCCTACTCGGCTTCCTCATGCTGATTGTGCTCGCGGTCGGGTGGGGTCTGCCGCGCTTCGACCAGCCGCCCGCCACCACCATCGGCGCGATGAAATGTGTCGCCCAGCAGAACCCGGACAAGAGCCTCGCCGACTGCGAAGGCACCGGCCCGGCCCAGCGCGCCGGTTTGCAGCGCGGTGACGTGGTCAAGGCCGTCAACGGGGTGAAGGTGACGACCTGGACGCAGTTCACCGGCGAAACCCAGAAGCAGACCGGACCGTTCAACTACACCATCGAGCGGGACGGCAAGACCGAGACGATCGAGGTCACCCCCGAACGCGTGATGCGCTACCCGGATGACGGCAGCCCCGGCCGTGAGGTCAGCGCGGTCGGCGTCGGCTCGGAGTACTACGAACCTTTGCAGTACAACGCGCTGGCCGCGATCCCGGCCGCCGGTGCGTACACCGGGCAGATGTTCGTGCGCACCTTCGAATCGCTGGCCCAGATGCCGCAGAAGGTTTCCGCGCTGTGGACCGCGGTGACCGGCGGCGAACGCGATCCGGAGACCCCGGTCAGTGTCTACGGCGCGAGCAAGATCGGCGGCGAGACCGCGGAGCGCGGCCTGTGGGGCGTGTTCATCCTGGTCCTGGCCAGCCTGAACTTCTTCCTCGGCGCGTTCAACCTGCTACCGCTGTTGCCGCTGGACGGCGGCCATATCGCGGTGGTGCTCTACGAGAAGATTCGCAATACGGTTCGGGGCTGGAAGGGACTGGCGCCGGCCGGGCCGGTCGACTATCTGAAGCTGCTTCCGGTGACCTACGTCGCAGTCGTGATCGGTGGCGCGTATATGGTGCTGACGCTGGTCGCCGACATCGTGAATCCGATCCAGCTGTTCCGCTGA